The Thamnophis elegans isolate rThaEle1 chromosome 15, rThaEle1.pri, whole genome shotgun sequence genome includes a window with the following:
- the LOC116518641 gene encoding LOW QUALITY PROTEIN: KIF-binding protein-like (The sequence of the model RefSeq protein was modified relative to this genomic sequence to represent the inferred CDS: inserted 1 base in 1 codon; deleted 1 base in 1 codon), translating to LAAASVIIGEAGHMPSAEDNESEQDQQDLRQKKAEIARCWIKYCLNLLQEARKLLEDNIGELDPDRQVELKAQQEKEEDEKEKERKKAVLFGTSDLCDSILAMEEKVSCVFPLDFKEAREVFLVGQNYVNEAKEFFQVDGYVTDHIEIIQDHSALFKVLAFFEDDFERRCKMHKRRIDMLEPLYSGLNPQYYLLLTRQLQFELADTYYEMMDLKVAIGNKLEELDSHTVKKINSLAQMAMKFYELFLDXLRNPDKIFPEILEEDVLRPAMVAKFHIARLYGKLITADGKKQLENMQSSLEYYSFLVDYCEKHTDAVQAIETELELSREMVDLLPTRMERLKAKLLTST from the exons TTAGCAGCTGCCAGTGTCATCATTGGCGAAGCTGGACATATGCCATCTGCAGAAGACA acGAATCCGAACAAGACCAGCAAGATCTTCGACAGAAAAAAGCTGAAATTGCAAGGTGTTGGATTAAATACTGTTTGAACCTGTTACAGGAAGCCCGAAAGCTGCTTGAG GACAATATTGGTGAGCTGGATCCAGACAGGCAAGTGGAACTGAAAGCCCagcaggaaaaagaggaggatgagaaggaaaaagaaagaaagaaggctgtTCTTTTTGGAACGAGTGATTTGTGTGATTCTATTTTGGCCATGGAAGAG AAAGTGAGTTGTGTGTTTCCATTAGACTTCAAAGAAGCCCGAGAAGTCTTCTTAGTAGGTCAGAACTATGTCAACGAAGCCAAAGAGTTCTTTCAGGTAGATGGGTATGTCACGGATCACATTGAAATTATCCAAGACCACAGTGCTTTATTTAAAGTGCTGGCTTTCTTTGAAGATGATTTTGAGAGGCGTTGCAAGATGCACAAGCGTAGGATCGATATGCTGGAGCCACTGTACTCCGGCTTAAATCCTCAGTATTATCTGCTACTCACTAGACAACTTCAGTTTGAATTGGCAGATACCTATTATGAGATGATGGATTTAAAAGTGGCCATTGGCAATAAACTAGAAGAGCTTGACTCCCACACAGTCAAGAAAATAAATTCGTTGGCTCAGATGGCCATGAAATTCTATGAGCTCTTCTTAG CACTGAGGAACCCTGATAAGATCTTCCCAGAGATCCTTGAGGAAGATGTCCTACGCCCTGCAATGGTGGCCAAATTCCATATTGCACGCCTTTATGGCAAGCTTATCACTGCAGATGGCAAAAAGCAGCTGGAGAATATGCAGTCCTCCTTGGAATATTACTCATTTCTAGTGGATTATTGTGAGAAGCACACAGATGCGGTCCAAGCTATTGAAACTGAGCTAGAACTGAGTAGAGAAATGGTTGATCTTCTTCCAACCAGAATGGAAAGGCTAAAAGCAAAGCTTTTAACTTCCACATAA